The Terriglobus roseus region CAAGAAATTTCCCCAATACCGTGAACATCAATCAATTACCCAATAGCGCGTTGGCAGGAGCAAACGGCACATCTTTGGCGACATCTGTAACCAATCCCTTCTATGCTTCATCAGTTGGCGGTTACCCGTCGACCGGCGTCGTGGCGCAGAAGACAGTACCCAGAGCCCAACTGCTTCTGCCGTTCCCGCAGTTCACATCCGTCACGCTCTCCGAGAGCAATGGTTATTCGCGGTACAACTCACTTGCAATCAAAGCCGAACGCAATGTGGGCAAGAACCTGGTTCTACTCGCGACGTATACGTGGTCTTCCAATTGGGACAGTATCTATTCGTCGATCTCGGCACCGGCGACGAGCAACAATCTCAATGCAACGAGTGGCCCGCAAGACAACACCAATACCGATGCTGAGTATGCGCGTGCTTCGGACAACGTGCCGAATCGTTTCACCTTCGTAGTGCAATACAACCTGCCATTCGGACGGGGCAGAACGTTCCTCGGTAATGCAAACCGTTGGGTGGATGCAGTGATCGGGGGATGGCAGATCAATGATGAAACGATCCTTCAGGACGGTGGTCCACTCACGATCACTCAGACCAATCTCAACAGTGCCTCACAGTTTGGAACGACGGGGGTCGGCGGTTCAGTGCAGCGACCGAACCTAGTCCCTGGGATTCCTATTGCGAAGAGCGGACGTCCGCAGAGAAGACTAGGGCCGCAACAGAATGGCACGGAGACTTACTTTAATACCGCTGCATTCACCGTTGCTCCGGCATACACCTATGGCAATGCACCGCGCACACTTCCCGTGTACGGTCCTGGCTATAGCAACTCGGATATCTCCCTCAATAAGAGTTTTCCTTTTGGGGAGAGAGTGAATGTGCAGTTCCGCGCGGAAGCGCTGAATGCATTCAATACGCCCGAATTTGCCGCGCCCGTGGCGGTGCTTCCCGTGAACACCGCTACGCAAACCGTGATTTCTGGCTCAACCTTCGGTCAGATCACGTCGCAAATCAATTACTCGAGAATCATCCAGCTAGGAGGCCGCCTGAGCTTTTAGGTGCAGTGGCAGGAAATAACAAGGTCGGCAGTACGAATCTACTGTCGACCTTCTTATTTTCATGATGATTCGATTCCGACTTAAAAAAAGCCTCTGCAACGTTCCCTGATCTTAGGAACGTTGCAGAGGCGCTTGGGGCAGAATTGAAAATGATGAGTGTGCGTTAAGACTTCTTCTGTGGGAGCTTGGCGCCGGAGCCGTCATCACCAGGGCCGCCATCACCAGGCGTACCGCCGTATATATTGCGACCATCGGGAAGTGTGACGCGGCGACCGTCGATCAGATGTGAACCATCCTTCGCGCGATATCCATCAACGACGATGGTGTCGCCGATCTTCAAATCTCCCTTGCCCAGGCCACGACGAGAAAGTGCTCCAGGGCCGGCACCTTCACAGCCCCAGTTCGTCACGTTGCCTTTCGCATCGACCACGTCTACATAGAAATATGAGTGTGGGTTGGTCCACTCAACACGCGTGAGTTTCCCAACTAACCGTACAGGTTTGGTGCCGTCAAACTCCGCGGCGAACGAGTGATGGGCAAATGCGGGTGCAACAACGATTAACCCAGCGGCGAGCGTAGCTGCAAACAGCTTGGCCTTCATAGAAGGTCTCCTTCGGATGTGTTGTTTTCGGGATGAGCAGAGCACAAACGTGCAACGGGCTCACAATGCCGATTGTGAGCCCATTAAGAAACGCGAATTAGCTTAGGAAGCTAACTTAACGACACAAGTGGGCACAACACCGGCTCAGGGAGAGGGTGTTACAACAACGCGCCTGCTGACTTGGAATCATGAGCAAACTGTAACTCTGAAGGTGAAGCATGTCAACGTTTCGGCTTGACGGAAGTCTTCCAGTGTCTTATTGTTCGCTCATGCACACGATCCTCATCGCGAATTGTTGTCGCCCGACACAGTCACAGATTCGCGGAGTGATCCAGCGCATGGTGTAGTCACACCACAGCGCATTTCCTCAAAGAGCTATCTTTCGCGAATCCGCCTCTTGTGCGGGATTGTCGGCCATGTCCGTCCGCATAACGTTGCGGCTTCGCATGACCTGATCCCCGAAGGAGATCGACGTGTTCACTCGTCCCACCAAGCTATTTCTCATTGCTGTGCTTCTCACATCCTCTGCGGTAGCGCGAGCACAAGATCAGGGTGTTCAGCCCGGTAAGCCAAGACCATCCAGCCCATTTGCGGTAGACGAATCGAAGTTGGCGAAAGGGCCAGCGCCTCGTTCAACCGACGGACATCCTGACTTTTCAGGCTATTGGCTACCGTCTCGCAAAGATCGGCCATCAGGCAATATTGGCAAAGACTATCCGGGCTACAAGCTTCCGTTTACCGAAGCCGGTCGCGCGGCTTTGAAGCACAACGTCGAGCAGACTGTTGATCCGGAAGCACTGTGCGTGGTCGGTGGTATCCCACGGCACGACGCGAGCGCTTTGCCGTTCCAACTGTTGCAAGGGAAGTCACAGGTCGCGTTTCTTTATTGGTACACAACGTATCGACTTATCCCTTTCGATGTGCGCAAGCACGAGGATGATCCGGAGCCTTCCTTTTTTGGCGACGAGATCGGATGGTGGGAGGGCGATACATTCGTGATCGATTCGACGGCTTTCAAGGAAGAGCGCACATGGATCGACGAGAATGCGAATCCGCACAGCGATCAACAACACACCGTTGAGAAGTGGACAAGACCTGACGTTTCGCACCTGCACTTGGAACTGACGGTGACGGATCCCAAGTTCTACACGGAGCCGCTCCACTATCAGCGAACGTGGCTGCTTGGGAAACCTGAGCAGCGAGTGCATGAATATTCGTGCGCTGAGGATAACGTTGACGGACCCCATATTGGACCTGGTCCGGGACCCATCGGACCCGATGGTCAACGTGGCTACGGTGTCTTGGCACCGCTACCTCCGCCTCCGGACAAGGATCATCCAGCGGTTACAAATATCCCGGAATAGTCACTCCACTCAAACGAAGGGGCGAGAGCGATTAGTCTCGGCCCCTACGATCTAGAAGGTTGATGCTTTGAATTGGCTACAACATCTTTGCCAACTGTTGTACGACTCGCATTTCGGGACCTACATCCGAGAGAGTGATTATGCGTTCTCAATCATTGAGTCAGTGCATGTATTGGCAATCACCTTACTCGTTGGCACAATCGCCCTGCTTGACCTCCGGATGCTTGGCGTCGTGTTACGGGGAGTTTCTGTGACCCGCATTGCGCGTACTGTGTTTCCGCTGACCTGGTCCGGATTTCTTGTCATGTTTGTCTCTGGTTTCTTGTTGTTCTGGGCAGAGGCGGCGAAGAACTATGGTAATCCAGCATTCCGTATCAAAGTGCTCCTGCTCCTGCTTGTGGGCGTAAATCCCTTGATCTTCCATACGACCATCTACCGCCGCGTACATGAGTGGGAACAGCTTGATGTGTCTCCGTGGAGGGCGCGTGCAGCGGCGATTGCTTCCTTAACACTTTGGAGCGGCATTATCGTTGCTGGCCGCATGATCGCTTACTTCTGACAAAAGGATTCACATGCTTTCCTGGTTTATTGCTCTCAGCCATTCTCCCCTTGGGCAGTACATGCAGAACTCCCGGTGGGGCTTCGCGGTAGTGGAGGCGATCCATCTTCTCGGCCTTGCGGTATTGGGGGGAGTCATCCTCATCGTCGATCTTCGCTTGCTCGGACTGATTCTTAAGAGCGAGCATGCGAGAACCGTTTCGAGGGGTCTGAGCAAGGTGCTACTCATCAGTCTTACCGTAATGATTCTGACCGGGATTGCACTGGTTTCAGAAGAGGCTCTGAAGTGCTATCACAGTCCCGCGTTTCAGTGGAAGATGGCGTTACTAGCAGCTGTTCTCCTGTTTTATTTCACCCTGCACCGTGCCGCCTTACTGCGCACCGAGAAGAATCAGGTTGATGCATGGTCACGTCTTGCGGGCATCGTGTCGATCACGTTGTGGTTCGGCGTTGGAGTTGCTGGCCGCGCTATCGGTCTGTTGTAAAAGAGTTTCTTT contains the following coding sequences:
- a CDS encoding DUF6152 family protein, encoding MKAKLFAATLAAGLIVVAPAFAHHSFAAEFDGTKPVRLVGKLTRVEWTNPHSYFYVDVVDAKGNVTNWGCEGAGPGALSRRGLGKGDLKIGDTIVVDGYRAKDGSHLIDGRRVTLPDGRNIYGGTPGDGGPGDDGSGAKLPQKKS
- a CDS encoding DUF6644 family protein; translated protein: MNWLQHLCQLLYDSHFGTYIRESDYAFSIIESVHVLAITLLVGTIALLDLRMLGVVLRGVSVTRIARTVFPLTWSGFLVMFVSGFLLFWAEAAKNYGNPAFRIKVLLLLLVGVNPLIFHTTIYRRVHEWEQLDVSPWRARAAAIASLTLWSGIIVAGRMIAYF
- a CDS encoding DUF6644 family protein, with product MLSWFIALSHSPLGQYMQNSRWGFAVVEAIHLLGLAVLGGVILIVDLRLLGLILKSEHARTVSRGLSKVLLISLTVMILTGIALVSEEALKCYHSPAFQWKMALLAAVLLFYFTLHRAALLRTEKNQVDAWSRLAGIVSITLWFGVGVAGRAIGLL